The Chionomys nivalis chromosome 1, mChiNiv1.1, whole genome shotgun sequence sequence CCCCACCCAAAGGGCCTGAAGCAAAACTAACCCAGAGGGCCTGCTCTGGAACTCTTCCCCACCATGCTCCCTTTCCCCGTTCCTTCCTAAAGAAATCCTAATTCTTTAAGTGTGCTCGGTGCAGCTCTATACACATTTCACATACACATCTCCTTCGATGCTCCGTGCACGCTGATGAGGAGTCGCGGGGCTGGCATTACCTCATTTCACAGGTGGAGAAACAAGGCCCAGAGCGACGAAGAGGTTAAAGCCCGAGGTCATTCACAGGGTTAGTGGTCACACCCAGCCTGGAGCCCCGGTGGTCCCGGCGACGCGCCCTGCAGACCACCTCCCCTCTCGCTGGAGGCGGCGGCGGGGTGGGCGGAACGCGAGCTTTGAAGCCGGACGGTGCTGGGTCCCATGCTGGGCGCTCCCACTTACCAGCtgcgtgaccttggacaagtgtCTCCGCCTCTCTGCCTAAGTCTCCTCACCAGTGAAATGAGAACACAGCGCAAACTCGCAGGGCGCGCGCTGGGCCCCAGTGCGCCGTCTGCCAAGGCGCGGGGTCGGTGCTGTCCGCGGGAGAGGCCCCCACACCCTGTCCCGGCCCTGGGAGGCCAGCAGCCCGTGGCCACTGTCGCTAACACCAGCTCCCGCCACCCTCCCGCGACCCTCCCCGCAGACGCCACCCTACATGACTCCCCGGGCCCCGCGTAGGTCACTCTCTCAGTTGGTCTCGGGGCCCGGGAGTCGGGCTCCCCCCGTGGCCTCCTCATCAGCGGGCCACCGAGTCCGCCATCTTCCCAGCAGCCCCCGGATCGCCCCCAGACGCCAATCGCAGCTCAGTGCCAGGCAGCGGAGACGTGGCTCCCGGCAGGCGCTGCGAGCGGGGGAGCCGTGGGCCCCGCCCCCAGCTTCCGGGAAGTGCGCGCGCGGCTGTGGAGGCGGTGCCATAGAGCCTGGCCTGAAACCTGCGGTAATGATGCGGAAAGCGATGGTCCGCTATCCAGCCCTGGGCAGTTTGCGCACACAGGACCTAGGGCAGGTCCCGTTCTCCCAGAACAAGGGCTCCCCACCCTCAAGCCCCGCACAGACACACTGGGAATGAAAACGTCACAGTTTCTTTAATCTGCACAAAATTCCAGAAAACAGCTCCGCTTTTCTCAACTCCCCTTCACCAGTCTCCCAGTCCATCGGTCCCCAACTCAGCCACGGCAGCTCTTTGGAACTAGACGTACCTAGGTCCTCTGGCAGCACACTAAGATGGGCTCAGTGGGGTGGCCCGGCTTTGTGCCGGGCCAAGGCAGCGACAGCAAGTGCCTGATCCAGAAGAACCTACTGTCTGCGAAGGCTGAGAGCCAGCAGCCCCAGAAGATGGCCCCAAGATATGAAGATCACAGGGAGAAGCCTCCGCTAAGCCCTGGAGTCCTCTGCGATGCAAGGCTGGGCTCCAGGGGAGTGGGAAAAGGCAGGCAGTGGGTGAGGTGGGCCTGGGCAGACAGCAGCTCCCTTTGCGCCTTGGGGACTGAGGTCCAGAGGGGCTGGCTACGCTGCCAAAAGCCCGTGGAGGCACTACGGGCGATACATGGCAAAGGCCAGGAGACTGAGGAGCAGGGTGAAGCCGGCCAGGCCCAGGGTGGCTGTCAGGGGAAAGAAGGGCCGGTACTGGATCTGGCAGTACCaaagcaggagcagcagcagaagcagcaggggCAACAGAAGACTGCCGATTTCCAGCCCGGAGGGGCCGGGCTCTGACCCTGGTGGGCAAGGGGGATGTGGGGGACCGACTCTCGTGGACACGTGGCAGTGGAGAACGCAGTTgggggggaggtggaggctgcCCAGTGTCTGGGTGTCGTCTCCTAGCAGTTGGCCTTGGTAGATGAGTCGAACCTGCTGTTCCCGGCCTGGAAACTGGGTCCTGAGGAGAGAGGGACCTGGGTAAGAGAGCAGGCCTCAGGAAGTCCTGGTCCTTTGCTCTGAGGACCGATCCCAACCTTCACCCCTGTACTCTACAAAGCACCCAGATCCTGGCCTCTGGGGGGCAGGTTTGAACAGGTTAACAGCTATAGGGTGTAAGTGTCCAGAGGAGACAGTTTTCTCAAACAGAAAATAAGGGTGAGCTTCAGATATCTCTAGTGGCCCTTTTATAGTCACCCACCCCATTTTTAGGATTCTGTTCTTACCCTCTTCCCAGCTTACCTTTTCAAGGAGCCGATGGTGTCCTGAGGCCAGGCCCTGGCCACCTGCTCAGAGTCATTGAGAAATTTCAACCGTAGCACTAGGGGTTCCTGCAGGGAGTCAGGAGGTGGTGCTGTTGCTGTGACCTCGGTGTCAGGTTCTGGATGTGCTGATGGACCTCTGTGTCTCAGGCTGGGGCTCTCAGCCCCTGGGGCCTCCTCTCTGATGCTGTCTGTGGCTGCCATGGCTTCGCTGGGCTGTGCTGGGGTTGCGGTCCCTGACGGCTGTGGCAGGGGGTCTGTATTCTCAGTGGTATGTGTTGAGACCCAGGCAAGGGCCAGCACCAGAAGGCACGCAAGCACCGAAAAAAGGACAGTCACCTCATCACCTACTCCTTCAATCAAGGCCATGGCACCTGAGTTGCCAGAGGTGCTACCGAGCTAAAGAAGCACAAGGATTGATGAGAGGCTGCCTTCTGACCAGGAGTCATCCCGACTTCAACAAGCCCTTGGATCCACTGTGCTACAACCCTCCCACCGTTCCAGTTATTCTGTCTTCTTACCTACCCCAGGATACAGACTGGTCCAGCATCCTGTAGTCCCaaatttgctttcttgttttgtcCCTTTCCATCACCAGAATCCAAGTCTTAACTTTGCTGTCTGAGTTCTAGATCTTCATTCAGCTCCCCAATTCACCCAAACCCTATATCCAAGTAAGGGCCTTGCTCTTCTAAGCGACCCTTCCTAAATTTAGCCTCCATCAAACTTTACCCAAAAGCTTACCTATACTTTTGTCCACTTCATCCCAAAATTCACTCCTTTACCTATTCCCAGCAAAGCTCATCTGATGCCCTGTCCTTTAAGTTTCTCTTCTCGACAGAAGGGTCTCCTATAGCCCCTAACACTCCCCTTTACCATCTACCCAAACCCCACCCACAACACACAGAGCTTCCCAAAGCTTCCCAGACAACGCTAAACGTCAAACTCTGCCCTTGGCCAATCTGGAGCCTAGGGAGCTCAGTTGCCTACCCAGCTCGGCCCCTTCTTGGGTCCACCCAAACCCCACCCCACAGTAGCCCTACTCAGCGCCTGTGGGGGCAACCTTGCCAAACCCAGAGATCTCCAGACCCTTGATCCTTCCGGAGAACCTAGACTtagctctccccacccccactgctccATCACTCCTTCCATCTGCCcgcctcgccccccccccccccccccccccgcagcagGAGGGCACTAGAGATCTCGGGGCGGGGCGTGCATAGCCCAGCTGTGGCCTGGGGCGACAGGGTGGGCGCGGTCACACGCGGCGACTCACCGCCCAACTCCACCAGCTCCATCTCGGCCCCTCGGGCACTTCCGGGCCGGAGGCACCGAGGTCGCAGACACCTGAGGTCCCTCTCCTTCCCCGCGGCTGCGACCCGGGAGCATTGTGGGAATTGTAGTTCGCCCTGATTAGTTCCCGCCCTCCGCCCTATGGACCCACGTCCCGGCTGGACCAGCTGTTCCCGGTACCCGCAGATCGTTGATGGCCCGCGGGGACGACCCTAGGGGTTGTGCCTGTCCACAGAGATTTGGTCAGCAACGAGAACCTCCCGCTCTGCCACTAGCTGCTGGGGCATCTGTCACTCCCGACACCAACGTCAGCCTGCAGCACGTCAGAGCACCCATGCTGGTGATGCAGTGATGAAGGCTCTAGAGAACTCAGGTGGCCACTACCCGGACCTCGCCTACTGTCACAGTGGACGTCAGAAAGCATCTTGGTTTTCTAAATTGACTCTGTGACTCTGTATCCGAGAAGGCGTGGGTTGCCTGCCTCACTCGCTAGGGAGAGTGCCTGACCCCAGCAGTTCCCTTTCCAGGCCTCTCCTCCTTTGCTCCTGCATCTTGTCCCTACGGGATTGTACAATTGGCATAGACTTTAGAACAGAGCACACATCCTAAGGCCTCTCGTAGGCTCACCAGCTACATAATCTCTGGTGGGTTATTAAATCTCTGAACAAGTATAATTCTTTTAAGTCAGTTAAATAAGTATTTCAGCTATGTAAAATATGTCACTGTGTTTATTTCAAACGTCTAGTATTAGTGCATTTGCTTCACTAAAACCTAAACTGAGAAACTAGCTAAGTATGGTGGCATATCCCTGTAAATGCAGCACTAAGagtttgaggtaggaagatttgAAACCACTTTTGACCACCCACAAACACTCTGTCTCATTCCCCAACATCTAAGAAAAATGTTTCAGCATGGAGGATGTCAAGGTAGATCTGTGACAGCTAATCTCTGCCGATTCTTCCTTACTCCTCTGACCCCAAATAGCCACAGACTTCTTgagttgtgaatttttttttttttttttttttttttttttttttttttggtttttcgagacagggtttctctgtggctttggagcctgtcctggaactagctctgtagaccaggctggtctcgaactcacagagatccgcctgccttgaGTTGTGAATTTTATAGAGCAGTTTTTGCTTGGGAGTTTGAACAttcatgtgtgtatacgtgtgtgatGCACTCATgtgaatgtacacacatacaggaTTTATTTGTCTCTGCTCCCCTATGCTAGGGTTACAAACATTggcagccatgcctggcttttgacATGAATGCGTGCACTCAAATtgaggtcctcatgtttgcaaattGAAATctaattattgaaaatagatttatgtattatatttgtatgtatgtttacctgaatgaatatatatatatatatatatatatatatatgcactatgTGCATTACTGGTGCctctggaagtcagaagaggacattagatcacctagtactggagttacaggcaggtactagagttacagtttttttaaaaaatatttatttatttatttattatgtatacaatattctgcctgtgtgtatgcctgcaggccagaagagggcaccagaccccattacagatggttgtgagccaccatgtggttgctgggaattgaactcaggacctttggaagagcaggcaatgctcctaacctctgagtcatctctccagcctttttttttttcttttaaattacagACAATTTTTAGgggccatgtgagtgctgggaactgaaccagggtcctatGCTAGCGCTGAAGAGTAGCAAGCTCAACAAGCACAGCAAGTActattcttaacttctgagtcatctctctaacccatACAGACcagtctttttccttccttccttccttccttccttccttccttccttccttccttccttccttccttttactttctttcttctttggtttattgatacagtgtttctttgtgtagcctggtCTGCTGGTCTGTccaagaactcactttgtaggccaggctggcctcaaactcagagagatcacctgcctctgcctcatgagtgcttgggattaaaggtgtgcaccaccaccacctggccagagaCACTAGTGTTAGAATTATAAAGCATAAGAACTACATGTTTTTGTGAGAAAAGCTATATTTTCTGTTTAATCACTTTATTTTTTCAGAGTAAGACCATAAAATTGACAAGACATTGCTAAAGCCATACAAACAGAAATACCCACCATTCTGTAGTTTGAGAGGTCCAAGTTTTCCTTAGTTTGCACTTGATCCTTTGGAAAGTAAGAGACATGTAGGAAGGAGCAAAGATGTGTAGAAAGTCAAAGATAGGCAGTTTTATTTTGGGGAAAAGTTCAGGTTGGTCTGAGAAGTGGGAatgaatgtaaaaaaataaacaaaaaacaatatgTGGGCTGGAAATATGCTTAGCAGTTAAGCGCGGTGGCAtgtctgctctttcaaagaacctAGGCTCATTTCTATCTGTAATTTTAGTTTTAGAGATACCggacctccacaggcatcaggTACTTGCCTGCATGTAATGCACATCCatacacatcagaaaaataacATTCTGAAAGACAATGTGTGTagctgtgtgcatgtggtgttcAGTGctagaacatttgcctagcatgcttaATAAGGTCCAACCCTAGGACCAGAAAAAAAGAGGGGGCGGGGCATGTATCAATGGTGAAATGACCCACTTGAAATAGTTATTGACAACCTTGACAACcattttctttttcgagacagggtttctttgtagctttggagcctgtcctggcacttgctctgtagaccaggctggcctcgaactcacagagatccgcctgcccctgccttccaagtgctggaattaaagacatgtgccaccaccgtccagccaaCAAACATATTAAGATAttaaaagttttaagtttttGGACTGGGTGGTAGTAGTgagtgtctttaattccagcactcgggaggcagaggcagaaggatctcaatgagttcgatgccagtctggtctacatagtgagttccaggatagccaaggatacacagagaaaccctgtcttgaaaaagaaaaaaaaaagtttttgtttttattgatgttaGACCAAGAGCAGGTATGTGTCTCTGAAACCTCTTGGTGTCCAAGCCCAGGGCTACAAAGTTTTAAAGGGCAAAACCCACAAAGACTATAATTTACATCAAAATTAGATGAGGGTCATAGTAACCTTGAAACGTTTATTTCTGGCAAAGCATGGTAATTATTTCAAACATAACatgacaatttttttgttttgttttgtttttgagacagtttctctgtgtagccctggctgcccgggaacttgctttgtagattgaactggcctcaaactcatttaGATTCCCCTGcttctccctagtgttgggactaaaagcatgcaccaccatgccaggctcacAATTT is a genomic window containing:
- the Tmub1 gene encoding transmembrane and ubiquitin-like domain-containing protein 1; this translates as MALIEGVGDEVTVLFSVLACLLVLALAWVSTHTTENTDPLPQPSGTATPAQPSEAMAATDSIREEAPGAESPSLRHRGPSAHPEPDTEVTATAPPPDSLQEPLVLRLKFLNDSEQVARAWPQDTIGSLKRTQFPGREQQVRLIYQGQLLGDDTQTLGSLHLPPNCVLHCHVSTRVGPPHPPCPPGSEPGPSGLEIGSLLLPLLLLLLLLLWYCQIQYRPFFPLTATLGLAGFTLLLSLLAFAMYRP